The nucleotide window TGAACCGCCCCGAGATTGCCGGAGGCTCCAACTCTTGAGAGACTGGAGCCATGACGAACCATACCAAATCCCCGAAGTTCTCAGCCGAGGTGCGTGAGCGCGCCGTCCGGATGGTGCTCGACCACGCGGGCGACTACCCGTCGCAGTGGGCGGCGATTGCCTCGATCGCGGCCAAGATCGGCTGCACGGCGCAGACGCTGTCCAACTGGGTCAAGCAGGCTGAGCGTGACGCCGGCAAACGTCCAGGCTTGGCGAGCGACGAGCGCGAGCGACTGAAGCAGCTCGAGCGCGAGGTCAAGGAGTTGCGCCAGGCCAACGAGATCCTGCGCAAGGCGAGCGCGTATTTTGCGCAGGCGGAGCTCGACCGCCGGTCGAAGACATGACGAAGTTCATCGACGAGTACCGGTCAGCGTACGGGGTCGAGCCGATCTGCGAGCAATTGCCGATCGCCCCGGCGACCTACTACGAGCACCTCCGTCGCCGGGAACATCCGGAGACGGCGCCGCCGCGTGTGCAGCGCGACGCCGAGCTCAGCCGCGAGATCCAACGCGTGTTCGACGAGAACTACCAAGTCTACGGCGTGCGCAAGGTGTGGCACCAGTTGAAGCGCGAGGGCTTCGAAGTGGCACGCTGCACGGTGGAGAGATTGATGAAGAAAATGGGCTTGGAAGGCGTCATTCGCGGCAAGCGGGTGCGCACCACCCTACCCGACAAGGCAGCCCCGTGCCCGCTCGATCACGTCAACCGGCGGTTCCGCGCCGAGCGGCCGAACGTGCTCTGGGTGTCGGACTTCACGTACGTCTCGACGTGGACCGGCTTCGTCTACGTGGCGTTCGTCATAG belongs to Pseudomonadota bacterium and includes:
- a CDS encoding IS3 family transposase (programmed frameshift), producing MTNHTKSPKFSAEVRERAVRMVLDHAGDYPSQWAAIASIAAKIGCTAQTLSNWVKQAERDAGKRPGLASDERERLKQLEREVKELRQANEILRKASAYFCAGGARPPVEDMTKFIDEYRSAYGVEPICEQLPIAPATYYEHLRRREHPETAPPRVQRDAELSREIQRVFDENYQVYGVRKVWHQLKREGFEVARCTVERLMKKMGLEGVIRGKRVRTTLPDKAAPCPLDHVNRRFRAERPNVLWVSDFTYVSTWTGFVYVAFVIDAFARKIVGWRASRTAHAGFVLDALEQALHDRRPVGGGLVHHSDRGVQYVSIKYTERLAEAGLVPSVGSVGDSYDNALAETINGLYKAEVIWRKGPWRSFEAVELATLEWVDWFNNRRLLEPIGNIPPAEAEAAYYAARRETAKLAA